In a single window of the Biomphalaria glabrata chromosome 5, xgBioGlab47.1, whole genome shotgun sequence genome:
- the LOC106068958 gene encoding mitochondrial import inner membrane translocase subunit Tim29-like: MANVAAKVKVGLFRRLGNYFLNILNDYKAVALETAQDIKDRPGKTSIYFAGIITAGIFIKANPSAADLDEAVIESAHELSLLSSSIRNKDSDSFISQLSSAHRDGRLHHTSLMLCSLVWLSDYCEDLDLYEAQCKYTQLPWYEFHKKIVDVGFLGKFIKLSDKMKNYDVNEDEWKNGDDVST; encoded by the exons ATGGCGAATGTCGCAGCCAAAGTGAAAGTAGGGTTATTTAGAAGATTGG GTAACTACTTTCTCAACATACTCAATGATTACAAAGCAGTGGCCTTAGAAACAGCTCAAGATATTAAAGATAGGCCTGGCAAAACATCAATATATTTTGCAGGTATTATTACTGCTGGGATCTTCATCAAAGCTAATCCATCGGCTGCAGATCTTGATGAAGCTGTTATAGAAAGTGCACATGAactttctcttttgtcttcaTCTATACGTAACAAAGATTCAGACTCATTCATAAGTCAACTAAGCAGTGCACATAGAGATGGTCGCTTGCATCATACTAGCTTAATGCTTTGTTCCTTGGTGTGGTTGAGTGATTACTgtgaagatctagatctttatgaaGCCCAGTGTAAATATACTCAGTTGCCATGGTATGAATTTCACAAGAAAATTGTTGATGTTGGTTTTCTGGGAAAGTTTATCAAACTGAGTgacaaaatgaaaaactatGATGTTAATGAAGATGAATGGAAAAATGGAGACGATGTTTCAACGTAg